One Sporocytophaga myxococcoides DNA segment encodes these proteins:
- a CDS encoding DUF2652 domain-containing protein codes for MYIDLISAIEDAQPAFFFTPDISGFTKFIKSTKIEKSKEYIHQLLEVIIDSNILNFKTAEILGDAVMFYKTGDPPGLDILESQVKKTFLDFHLALLDIREKSNIEPEELSNLTIKIIVHYGCITTTEIKGMLKLVGPDVILAHRILKNNVKEKEYLLMTDQYLLTQNEDIIKNSFTWSKLRSGYKTYDYIGKVHYKFLSLSHLKEVIDSRKTLDGIAL; via the coding sequence ATGTATATAGATCTCATTTCAGCGATTGAGGATGCCCAACCTGCATTTTTTTTTACTCCGGATATTTCGGGATTTACAAAATTTATAAAAAGCACCAAAATCGAAAAAAGTAAAGAATACATTCATCAGTTATTAGAAGTTATAATAGATTCAAATATTCTGAATTTTAAAACTGCTGAAATACTGGGAGATGCTGTAATGTTTTACAAAACAGGAGATCCACCCGGATTGGATATACTTGAATCTCAGGTAAAGAAGACGTTCCTTGACTTTCACCTTGCGTTACTGGATATAAGAGAAAAGAGCAATATCGAGCCCGAAGAACTGTCCAACCTGACTATAAAAATCATAGTTCACTATGGCTGCATCACTACTACAGAGATTAAAGGTATGTTAAAACTAGTTGGACCTGATGTTATCTTGGCACACCGTATATTAAAAAACAATGTTAAAGAAAAGGAATATCTGCTCATGACAGACCAATACCTACTTACTCAAAATGAAGATATTATCAAAAATAGTTTTACATGGTCAAAGCTTCGAAGTGGATATAAAACTTATGACTACATTGGAAAAGTACATTATAAATTTTTAAGTCTCAGCCATCTGAAGGAAGTAATTGATTCTAGGAAAACTTTAGATGGTATTGCTTTATAG
- the lpdA gene encoding dihydrolipoyl dehydrogenase: protein MTYDVVVIGSGPGGYVAAIRCAQLGMKTALVEKYTSLGGTCLNVGCIPSKALLDSSEHYHNAAHAFKSHGIELKDLKANIKQMIQRKGDVVSKTVEGINFLMKKNKIDVYTGLGSFLDKNTIQIAGADGNKTITTKKTIIATGSKPSSLPSIAIDKQRIITSTEALNLTEIPKHMIVIGGGVIGLELGSVYARLGTKITVIEYLDSIIPTMDKALGRELQKVLKGLGFEFYFNHKVTGATVKGKEVTVKADDKLGNSVEFKGDYCLVSVGRRPYTEGLGLEKAGVKLDERGRIAVNDHLETSVPSIYAIGDVVRGAMLAHKAEEEGVFVAEYMAGQKPHINYNLIPGVVYTWPEVAAVGFTEDQLKEQGRAYKTGSFPFKALGRARASMDTDGFVKVLADKGTDEILGVHIIGPRAADMIAEAVVAMEFRASAEDVSRMSHAHPTYTEAFKEACLAATENRALHM, encoded by the coding sequence ATGACATATGATGTTGTAGTTATTGGTTCGGGTCCTGGCGGTTATGTTGCTGCCATCAGATGTGCCCAGTTAGGAATGAAAACAGCTCTGGTTGAGAAATATACTTCGCTTGGAGGTACTTGTCTTAATGTAGGTTGTATACCATCCAAAGCATTGCTTGATTCTTCAGAGCATTATCATAATGCAGCTCATGCTTTCAAATCGCATGGTATAGAGTTAAAAGACCTGAAGGCGAATATTAAGCAAATGATACAGAGAAAAGGCGATGTCGTGAGCAAAACGGTAGAGGGCATCAACTTTTTAATGAAGAAAAATAAAATTGATGTTTATACTGGTCTTGGTTCATTCCTGGATAAAAATACAATTCAGATAGCCGGAGCTGATGGAAACAAAACCATCACCACTAAGAAGACAATTATTGCTACAGGTTCAAAACCATCTTCTTTGCCGTCAATTGCTATCGATAAGCAAAGAATTATTACTTCTACAGAAGCGCTTAATCTTACAGAAATTCCTAAGCACATGATTGTGATAGGAGGTGGTGTAATTGGTCTTGAGCTAGGTTCTGTTTATGCAAGACTGGGAACAAAGATTACGGTTATTGAATACTTAGATTCAATTATTCCTACAATGGATAAAGCTCTTGGAAGAGAGTTGCAAAAGGTATTAAAAGGACTAGGCTTTGAATTTTACTTCAATCATAAAGTTACAGGTGCTACTGTAAAAGGAAAAGAAGTAACCGTAAAAGCAGATGATAAGCTTGGTAATTCAGTTGAATTCAAAGGAGATTATTGTCTTGTATCCGTAGGAAGAAGGCCTTATACAGAAGGCTTAGGTCTGGAGAAAGCAGGAGTAAAGCTGGATGAAAGAGGAAGAATTGCTGTAAATGATCATTTGGAAACTTCTGTTCCTAGTATTTATGCAATAGGTGATGTAGTCAGAGGTGCAATGCTTGCACACAAAGCCGAGGAAGAAGGAGTGTTTGTCGCTGAATACATGGCTGGTCAGAAACCACATATTAATTATAATCTGATTCCAGGGGTAGTTTATACATGGCCTGAAGTGGCTGCAGTAGGTTTTACTGAAGATCAATTAAAGGAGCAGGGAAGAGCATATAAAACAGGATCATTTCCATTCAAAGCATTGGGCAGAGCAAGAGCAAGTATGGATACGGATGGTTTTGTAAAAGTTCTAGCAGATAAAGGGACAGATGAAATTCTTGGTGTACATATCATTGGTCCGAGAGCTGCTGATATGATAGCAGAAGCTGTTGTGGCAATGGAGTTCAGAGCATCTGCGGAAGATGTTTCAAGAATGTCTCATGCACATCCGACATATACGGAAGCATTTAAAGAGGCATGTCTTGCTGCTACTGAGAACAGAGCGTTGCACATGTAA
- a CDS encoding NAD(P)H-binding protein — MMDKVSIVGCGWLGLPLGKLLVEKGFVVKGSTTTANKIDQLRSLGIKAFLVNFLEDLKVDQDIFDTDVLVVTLPPSQKKQSEQKYLESLEFLVSKTSPGTKLIFTSSTSIYKSLSSELREEDVMDIKDSGYALLFNAENIFVQSGRPYTVVRFGGLTGYDRILIKYFAGKKELTFGHEPVNLIHRDDAVQILFEVIRQQKWNNIFNACAPRHPLKKDFYTFLAETYNFEKPHFADSLTHNNYKVINPDKLIRELSYQFKFEDPYSFTY, encoded by the coding sequence ATGATGGATAAAGTAAGTATAGTAGGTTGCGGATGGCTAGGACTGCCCTTGGGAAAGCTTCTTGTTGAGAAAGGTTTTGTAGTAAAAGGTTCCACAACAACTGCGAATAAAATCGATCAACTTAGAAGTTTGGGAATCAAGGCTTTTCTGGTCAATTTTTTAGAGGATCTCAAAGTTGATCAAGATATTTTTGATACAGACGTTCTTGTTGTAACATTGCCACCTTCTCAGAAAAAGCAATCCGAACAGAAATATCTTGAATCCCTTGAGTTTCTTGTAAGTAAGACGTCCCCTGGAACTAAGCTGATCTTCACTTCTTCTACTTCCATTTATAAAAGTTTAAGTTCAGAGCTCAGAGAAGAAGATGTTATGGATATTAAAGACAGTGGTTATGCATTGCTCTTTAATGCTGAAAACATATTTGTGCAGTCTGGAAGGCCATATACAGTGGTGAGGTTTGGAGGGCTCACAGGATATGATCGCATATTGATAAAATATTTTGCTGGGAAAAAAGAACTGACTTTTGGTCATGAGCCTGTAAATTTAATACATAGAGATGATGCCGTTCAGATTTTGTTTGAAGTAATAAGGCAGCAGAAATGGAATAATATTTTTAATGCTTGCGCTCCCAGGCATCCACTAAAAAAGGATTTTTATACATTTCTGGCGGAAACTTACAACTTTGAAAAGCCTCATTTTGCAGACTCTTTAACGCATAATAATTATAAAGTCATTAACCCTGATAAGCTTATTCGTGAATTATCTTACCAGTTTAAATTCGAAGATCCATACAGTTTTACCTATTAA
- a CDS encoding response regulator: MKIENVLLIDDDNITNFINQRLLRKLNVASNITTATNGYEGLEYVHKFCRNFNNCSHLIFLDIKMPVMDGIEFLREFNTLNLPNKENINIIMLSTSSNENDIRQIEKFKVREFLTKPLTEEKILKVLQDWESYCHE; the protein is encoded by the coding sequence ATGAAAATTGAAAATGTACTTTTGATAGACGATGATAATATTACCAATTTCATAAATCAACGTCTTCTTAGAAAATTAAACGTAGCAAGTAATATAACCACAGCCACCAATGGATATGAGGGGCTGGAGTATGTCCACAAATTTTGCAGGAATTTTAATAACTGTTCTCATCTGATTTTTCTTGATATTAAAATGCCTGTAATGGATGGAATAGAGTTTCTGAGAGAATTTAATACTCTAAATCTTCCTAATAAGGAAAATATTAACATCATTATGCTTTCCACTTCTTCTAATGAGAATGATATAAGGCAAATAGAAAAGTTTAAGGTTCGTGAATTTCTTACTAAACCGCTTACTGAAGAAAAGATATTAAAGGTATTACAGGATTGGGAATCTTACTGTCACGAATAA
- a CDS encoding Pycsar system effector family protein, with translation MEHTTKILGEVVPFVFNLLRDKLSPQYLYHNFYHTSEIVKSCNQLGKLAGLGTEELEILELAAWFHDTGFINGYKDHEIESMRIAEDFLTRENYDKGKTAKVLSCIKATSRSEAPQNKLEMLLCDADFSHAGDKEFTSKTMLLKLEWENIGMSSCSDEEWDKNQLKFLSSVSYYTREAEELYGAQRLSNIVTLKKRVETNRQNEEKKNIKGKKPKRGIETMFRSVYRNHINLSSIADNKANMMISINTIIISLMLTVVGAKFSFFGTSLKENPALIFPAITLIATSLGSVIFAIQSAKPKVTNRIERGDVRNDKHNLLFFGNFTHLSLSEFEVSIMEVMKEDVLLYSNMINDLYYLGLVLQKKYKLLRYSYTFFMVGLIVTVFVFISILIYLKIGNHPIKQYHLKFS, from the coding sequence ATGGAACATACTACTAAAATATTAGGAGAGGTAGTCCCTTTTGTATTTAATCTATTAAGGGATAAATTGTCTCCTCAATATTTGTATCATAACTTTTATCACACAAGTGAAATAGTTAAATCCTGCAATCAGCTTGGAAAGCTTGCAGGTCTCGGCACAGAAGAATTGGAAATTCTTGAATTGGCAGCTTGGTTTCATGACACAGGATTTATAAATGGATATAAGGATCATGAGATTGAAAGTATGCGTATTGCTGAAGATTTTCTTACCAGGGAAAATTACGATAAGGGAAAAACAGCTAAGGTGCTTAGCTGTATAAAAGCAACGTCTAGATCGGAGGCTCCCCAAAATAAGCTTGAAATGCTGTTATGTGATGCAGATTTTTCTCATGCTGGTGATAAGGAATTTACCTCTAAGACAATGCTTTTGAAATTGGAATGGGAAAATATTGGGATGAGCAGTTGCTCAGATGAGGAATGGGATAAAAATCAGCTTAAGTTTCTTTCTTCTGTTTCCTATTATACAAGGGAAGCAGAGGAGCTCTATGGAGCTCAAAGACTATCGAATATTGTAACTCTAAAGAAAAGAGTTGAAACGAACAGGCAAAATGAAGAAAAGAAAAATATTAAAGGGAAAAAGCCAAAGCGTGGTATAGAGACCATGTTCAGAAGCGTTTACCGAAATCATATTAACCTTAGTTCTATAGCTGATAACAAGGCTAATATGATGATTAGTATCAATACTATAATAATCTCCCTGATGCTTACTGTAGTAGGAGCCAAATTTTCTTTTTTTGGCACCAGCCTTAAAGAAAATCCTGCTTTGATTTTTCCTGCGATAACACTAATAGCTACTAGCCTGGGAAGCGTGATATTTGCGATTCAGTCAGCTAAGCCAAAAGTAACAAATAGAATTGAAAGAGGGGATGTAAGGAATGACAAGCATAATCTTCTTTTCTTTGGAAATTTCACACATCTCAGTCTCTCTGAATTCGAAGTGTCTATAATGGAAGTAATGAAAGAAGATGTTCTCTTATATTCTAACATGATCAATGATTTATATTATCTGGGATTAGTATTGCAGAAAAAATATAAGCTCTTAAGATACAGTTACACTTTTTTTATGGTTGGGTTAATTGTAACCGTATTTGTTTTCATAAGCATACTGATATATCTGAAGATCGGCAATCATCCTATAAAGCAATACCATCTAAAGTTTTCCTAG
- a CDS encoding VOC family protein, whose amino-acid sequence MSLINPYLTFNGNCQEAFNFYKSVFGGEFITIQKYKDMPPSEDLKIDTKFGDRIMHISLPINKEKENILMGCDSNPEYGEVPVVSNITLSFSADSKSIADKVFSSLSEGGKVSMPLADTFWGSYFGMCEDKFGTSWMVSFDKSK is encoded by the coding sequence ATGTCATTAATCAACCCTTATCTGACTTTCAACGGTAATTGCCAGGAAGCATTTAACTTTTATAAATCCGTATTTGGCGGTGAATTTATTACTATTCAGAAATATAAGGACATGCCTCCTTCTGAAGATCTTAAAATAGATACAAAGTTTGGAGACAGAATCATGCATATCTCTCTTCCAATCAATAAAGAAAAAGAAAATATACTTATGGGCTGTGATTCAAATCCTGAATATGGTGAAGTCCCGGTTGTCAGTAATATTACCCTAAGTTTTAGTGCCGATTCCAAATCTATTGCGGATAAAGTTTTTAGTTCCCTATCGGAGGGAGGAAAAGTCTCTATGCCTTTAGCAGATACATTCTGGGGTTCTTATTTTGGCATGTGTGAAGATAAATTCGGGACCAGTTGGATGGTAAGCTTTGATAAATCCAAATAG
- a CDS encoding ATPase, whose product MVTLTLLKFSVQINASKDKVWDALWSDVSYRQWTDAFSPGSYAESDWKEGSKIKFLTSEGDGMFSVIETKKPNDQMTFRHLGTILKGKEQPKSKESEDWEGAKESYFLSENDGITELNVEVDVTNQYQEYFNKTFPKALEIVKKIAEQ is encoded by the coding sequence ATGGTTACGTTGACATTACTCAAATTTTCGGTACAAATTAATGCATCAAAAGATAAAGTGTGGGATGCACTTTGGTCTGATGTTTCATACCGCCAATGGACAGATGCATTTAGTCCAGGCTCATATGCAGAAAGCGATTGGAAAGAAGGAAGTAAAATAAAATTTTTGACTTCTGAGGGCGATGGCATGTTTAGTGTGATAGAAACAAAGAAACCCAATGATCAAATGACCTTCAGACATCTGGGAACTATTTTAAAAGGCAAGGAACAGCCAAAATCAAAAGAAAGTGAAGATTGGGAAGGAGCAAAGGAAAGTTATTTCCTCTCTGAGAATGATGGTATAACTGAGCTTAATGTGGAAGTTGATGTAACCAATCAATATCAGGAGTATTTTAATAAAACCTTTCCAAAGGCATTGGAAATCGTTAAAAAGATAGCTGAGCAATAG
- a CDS encoding metallophosphoesterase: MKFFLAINVFILSILNVSCIDLPYYKKEVRNWKTIYPDSTRPVFSVYLIGDAGSPSLTNQEPTLKLLEQTIDSDTNSAVIFLGDNIYFDGMPDPSANSREKQEAKLIEQLKIFKNYKGQVYLISGNHDWDYMKAGGLKAIKRQEAFVENYLKQDNSFVPDNACPGPFTRMIHPQIAFAAIDSQWWLHKYIKPYGACGDCDAEDEDDMIVQLKDFLDNNKNRHKLIVAHHPLYSNGNHGGYYTFLDYMFPLRIIRKNLYIPLPGIGAIYPLYRKFGGVDQDISHYKYQYFKSRITSIIGEYDNLIYSAGHDHNLQLHVEGKINHVVSGAGSRLNPVSAGGNALYTQRAKGFARINYYKSGQAWIEYWIPEGDGSEGTIKFRHKLYEKKTGALELFCSLSEKNYRDSSVTMAASGQYQTSKLHQFLFGNHYRKDWTQPITVPYVNLSSDEGGLIPYGIGGGKQSKSLKLKNLDGRKFVLRSINKNPTKAIPASFRNTIVQDLAQDQISAQHPYGSLIAAKIAEAVGIYHTNPRIVYIPNDSCLGPYREEFKGSLSFLEEDANDDHSNVSSLGYSKNIVGTDKVFEEIEEDNDNVVDQRFYLRTRLTDMLMGDWDRHERQFRWTDVPTEKGKIYKVIPEDRDQVFYKFDGVFPSILSRKWAIRNLQSFDYQYGDIVGLNLSAKNIDRRFLSALDEKDWIEIADSISKELTDKKIEEAVKALPDSIYPIHGPEITAKLKSRRNLLHHAALKYYHALNQYTDIYGSDKDEYFNVERIDDSQTRVTINKINKEGEVSKKLYERTFKLDVTREIRLYGLGGEDKFVLKGDVDKGMKVRIIGGKDRDTILDFSKVDGFGNRTFIYDTNYDTYIQKGKSTSNQTSFKESINYTGLDEFRYKYLGPQATLYYNPDDGFYIGAGVLYQTYKFRSLPYGASHRLMVNVATHTRSRKLEYIGEIKNFIKKYDLYIHALSYAPAFVFNFFGYGNETPGKITGIDFYRVRLLHTVINPALSKNITSFFKINLGPLYEYYRVEDNSGTLLSETLGESNPEIYKGQQFLGLRTSFVLGTRDNIYNPTRGILLTAEANISKRLTYTKGYYRHFKSEFVVYITPNLPKQLTLAMRIGVAATGGDFEFYQGNSIGLTQNVRGYRKTRFIGDDSFYQNVELRGELFNFNAYIFPAKIGLMALLDNGRVYVRGEKSREWHTSYGPGVWMSIYDRFVMNATYAFSEEDQLFNFRLGFFY; encoded by the coding sequence ATGAAGTTTTTTCTAGCAATAAATGTTTTTATTCTTTCAATATTGAATGTTTCTTGCATAGATTTACCTTACTACAAAAAAGAAGTAAGAAACTGGAAAACAATTTATCCGGATAGTACTCGACCGGTATTTTCAGTTTATCTTATTGGTGATGCGGGGAGCCCTTCCCTTACAAATCAGGAGCCAACTCTGAAACTTCTCGAACAAACCATTGATAGCGATACAAACAGTGCAGTTATATTTTTAGGAGACAATATTTATTTCGACGGAATGCCGGATCCTTCTGCCAACTCTAGAGAAAAACAGGAAGCTAAACTAATAGAACAACTTAAAATATTTAAGAATTATAAAGGACAAGTATATCTGATCTCAGGAAATCATGACTGGGATTATATGAAAGCCGGAGGATTAAAAGCAATCAAAAGACAGGAAGCTTTTGTAGAAAATTATTTAAAACAAGACAATTCATTCGTTCCTGATAATGCTTGTCCGGGGCCATTTACAAGAATGATACATCCACAGATAGCCTTTGCTGCAATAGATTCTCAATGGTGGTTACATAAATATATTAAGCCATACGGAGCATGCGGCGATTGTGATGCAGAAGATGAAGATGATATGATCGTTCAACTAAAAGACTTTCTTGATAATAACAAAAACAGACATAAACTCATAGTAGCTCATCACCCTTTATACAGCAATGGAAACCATGGAGGCTATTATACTTTTCTGGATTATATGTTTCCTTTAAGGATCATAAGAAAAAATCTATATATCCCTCTTCCTGGTATTGGAGCTATTTATCCTTTATATAGAAAATTCGGAGGTGTGGATCAGGACATTTCACACTACAAATATCAATACTTCAAATCCAGAATAACTTCAATAATAGGCGAATATGATAATCTCATTTATTCTGCGGGACATGATCATAATCTTCAGCTTCATGTAGAGGGCAAAATCAACCATGTTGTAAGCGGGGCAGGTAGCAGACTAAATCCTGTCTCAGCAGGAGGGAATGCATTGTATACCCAACGTGCAAAGGGATTTGCCAGGATTAACTACTATAAGTCTGGACAAGCTTGGATTGAATACTGGATTCCTGAAGGAGATGGTTCAGAGGGAACCATAAAATTCAGGCATAAGCTTTATGAAAAAAAGACCGGAGCATTAGAGCTGTTCTGTTCTCTATCTGAAAAAAACTATAGAGACTCTTCCGTTACTATGGCGGCCTCCGGACAATATCAAACTTCTAAGCTACATCAGTTTTTATTTGGAAACCACTACAGAAAAGACTGGACACAACCTATCACAGTTCCTTATGTCAATCTCAGTAGTGATGAGGGAGGATTAATACCTTATGGAATCGGAGGTGGAAAGCAATCAAAATCCCTTAAGTTAAAAAATCTGGATGGAAGGAAATTTGTACTAAGATCCATAAATAAAAATCCAACTAAAGCTATCCCTGCATCATTCAGAAATACCATAGTGCAGGATTTAGCACAAGATCAAATCTCTGCTCAGCATCCTTATGGCAGCCTTATAGCAGCAAAGATTGCTGAAGCAGTAGGAATATATCACACTAATCCAAGAATAGTATATATTCCCAATGACAGCTGCCTTGGACCTTACCGTGAAGAATTTAAAGGCAGTCTGTCATTTCTGGAAGAAGACGCAAATGATGACCATTCCAATGTTTCCAGCTTGGGTTATTCAAAAAACATCGTTGGTACAGACAAAGTATTTGAAGAAATTGAAGAAGATAATGACAATGTAGTAGATCAAAGATTTTATTTAAGAACACGACTTACAGATATGTTGATGGGGGACTGGGACAGACATGAACGCCAATTTCGATGGACAGATGTTCCTACTGAAAAAGGAAAAATATACAAAGTAATTCCTGAAGACAGAGATCAGGTTTTTTATAAATTTGATGGAGTATTCCCCTCTATACTCAGCAGAAAATGGGCCATCAGAAACCTTCAGAGCTTTGATTACCAATATGGAGACATTGTTGGTCTTAACCTAAGCGCCAAAAATATCGACAGGAGATTTTTAAGTGCTCTTGATGAAAAAGACTGGATAGAGATAGCTGACAGTATCAGCAAGGAACTCACTGACAAAAAGATTGAAGAAGCTGTTAAAGCACTTCCTGATTCTATATACCCAATACATGGACCGGAAATTACAGCCAAACTGAAAAGCAGAAGAAATTTGCTGCATCACGCAGCGCTTAAATATTATCATGCCCTGAACCAATATACTGACATTTATGGAAGTGATAAAGATGAGTATTTCAATGTAGAACGAATAGATGATTCCCAGACGAGAGTTACCATCAACAAAATCAATAAAGAAGGAGAAGTATCCAAGAAATTATATGAGAGGACTTTTAAATTAGATGTAACAAGGGAAATCAGATTATATGGACTTGGAGGAGAAGATAAGTTTGTTCTAAAGGGCGATGTAGATAAAGGAATGAAAGTAAGAATAATAGGTGGTAAAGACCGGGACACCATACTTGACTTCTCAAAGGTGGATGGCTTTGGCAATCGCACATTTATCTATGACACAAACTATGATACTTATATACAAAAAGGGAAAAGTACAAGCAATCAAACTTCATTCAAAGAGAGTATAAACTACACAGGTCTGGATGAGTTCAGGTACAAATACCTTGGGCCCCAGGCAACGCTATATTATAATCCTGATGATGGATTCTATATTGGGGCAGGAGTTTTGTACCAGACATATAAATTCAGGAGTTTGCCTTATGGAGCCAGTCACCGACTCATGGTAAACGTAGCAACCCACACACGTTCAAGAAAATTAGAATATATAGGTGAGATCAAAAACTTTATTAAGAAATATGATTTGTACATTCATGCATTATCCTATGCCCCTGCTTTTGTATTTAACTTTTTCGGATATGGTAATGAAACCCCTGGCAAAATTACAGGAATTGATTTCTATAGGGTACGTTTGTTGCATACAGTGATTAATCCAGCATTATCAAAAAATATCACCAGCTTCTTTAAAATAAATCTTGGACCACTTTATGAGTATTACAGAGTTGAAGACAACTCTGGCACATTGCTATCTGAAACACTTGGAGAGTCTAACCCTGAGATATACAAAGGTCAACAGTTCCTGGGCTTAAGAACTTCATTTGTTTTAGGGACAAGAGACAATATTTACAATCCTACAAGAGGCATATTATTAACTGCAGAAGCCAATATCAGCAAAAGACTCACATACACTAAAGGTTATTACAGACACTTTAAAAGTGAATTTGTAGTATATATTACACCTAACCTGCCCAAACAACTTACACTTGCCATGCGAATTGGCGTTGCTGCAACAGGAGGAGATTTTGAATTTTACCAGGGCAATAGTATAGGTTTAACACAAAACGTAAGAGGATACAGAAAAACAAGGTTCATTGGAGATGATTCTTTCTATCAGAATGTAGAATTACGAGGAGAACTTTTCAACTTTAATGCATACATATTTCCTGCAAAAATCGGTCTAATGGCCTTATTGGATAATGGTCGTGTATATGTACGGGGAGAAAAATCCAGAGAATGGCATACATCTTACGGTCCAGGAGTGTGGATGTCGATCTATGACAGGTTTGTAATGAATGCAACCTATGCTTTTTCAGAAGAAGACCAGTTATTTAATTTCAGGCTAGGATTCTTCTATTAA
- the odhB gene encoding 2-oxoglutarate dehydrogenase complex dihydrolipoyllysine-residue succinyltransferase has translation MALEIKVPVVGESISEVTVARWNKKDGDFVNADELLCELESDKATFELNAETAGILRIKAKEGETVVIGGLLCEIEPSGKSEAKPKEAAKEEVPAQTSGSSVIEMKVPTVGESISEVTLARWFKKNGEAVAAEEVLCELESDKATFELTAEASGALEIIAQEGAVLPIGAAICKISGVKAGAKTAAAPVTGDTDYAKGHTSPAAGKILAEKGISPTAVAGTGKDGRITKEDALNAEAVKKESAPVAKPAETSKPSVQSGARSQRREKMTSLRKTVSRRLVAVKNETAMLTTFNEVDMKPIMDLRAKYKDQFKDKYQVGLGFMSFFTKACCLALREFPAVNAYIEGEEIVYNDFCDVSIAVSAPKGLVVPVIRNAESMSFDQIEKEVVRLAGRARDNKLTIDEMTGGTFTITNGGIFGSMLSTPIINAPQSAILGMHNIVERPVAVGGQVVIRPIMYVALSYDHRIIDGRESVGFLVRVKQLLEDPSRLLLGI, from the coding sequence ATGGCTTTAGAAATAAAAGTCCCGGTAGTCGGGGAATCTATATCAGAAGTAACGGTTGCAAGATGGAATAAGAAAGACGGGGACTTTGTTAATGCAGATGAGCTTCTTTGTGAACTTGAGTCGGACAAAGCGACCTTTGAATTAAATGCTGAAACGGCAGGTATCCTTCGTATCAAAGCGAAAGAAGGCGAAACTGTCGTAATTGGCGGACTTCTTTGCGAAATTGAGCCAAGTGGCAAGAGTGAAGCTAAGCCTAAAGAAGCCGCAAAAGAAGAAGTTCCTGCTCAAACTTCAGGAAGTTCTGTCATAGAAATGAAGGTTCCAACTGTTGGAGAATCGATCTCAGAAGTAACACTTGCCCGATGGTTTAAAAAGAATGGAGAAGCAGTTGCTGCTGAAGAAGTTCTTTGCGAATTGGAATCTGATAAAGCAACTTTTGAGCTTACAGCTGAAGCTTCCGGTGCATTAGAAATTATTGCTCAGGAGGGAGCTGTTCTTCCGATTGGAGCTGCGATTTGTAAAATATCAGGTGTCAAGGCGGGAGCAAAAACTGCAGCTGCTCCTGTTACAGGAGATACTGACTACGCTAAAGGGCATACCTCACCTGCTGCAGGTAAGATACTTGCAGAAAAAGGTATTTCTCCTACTGCAGTAGCAGGTACAGGCAAGGATGGAAGAATTACTAAAGAAGATGCCTTGAATGCTGAAGCAGTGAAAAAGGAAAGTGCTCCGGTTGCGAAACCTGCAGAAACTTCTAAACCTTCGGTTCAAAGCGGCGCAAGAAGCCAGAGAAGAGAAAAAATGACAAGTCTGAGAAAGACTGTGTCAAGAAGATTGGTAGCTGTGAAAAACGAAACAGCGATGCTAACTACTTTTAATGAGGTAGATATGAAGCCAATCATGGATCTAAGAGCCAAGTATAAGGATCAGTTCAAAGATAAGTATCAGGTAGGTTTGGGCTTTATGTCCTTCTTTACTAAGGCATGCTGTCTGGCTCTTCGTGAGTTCCCTGCGGTAAATGCTTACATTGAGGGGGAGGAAATCGTTTATAACGACTTCTGTGATGTGTCAATTGCAGTTTCAGCACCTAAAGGACTTGTAGTTCCTGTAATCCGTAATGCGGAGTCAATGTCTTTTGATCAGATAGAAAAAGAAGTTGTAAGACTTGCTGGACGTGCGAGAGACAATAAGCTTACTATTGATGAAATGACAGGAGGTACTTTCACTATCACAAATGGTGGAATTTTCGGTTCTATGCTTTCTACTCCAATTATCAATGCTCCTCAGTCTGCCATACTTGGAATGCACAATATTGTTGAAAGACCTGTTGCTGTTGGCGGACAAGTGGTGATTCGTCCGATTATGTATGTAGCGCTTTCATATGACCACAGAATCATCGATGGAAGAGAGTCTGTTGGTTTCCTTGTGAGAGTAAAACAACTTCTTGAAGATCCTTCAAGATTATTATTAGGTATATAA